One window of the Bradyrhizobium sp. NP1 genome contains the following:
- a CDS encoding SDR family oxidoreductase → MDLVDKVAIVTGGAMGIGFATCEALAAQGAAIVIADLKGAAAAAEKLRARGYKAAHADIDVSVEDDSHRMAEATLKAFGRIDILVNNAAIYSALSLKPFEQLTVTDWRKMLDVNVIGQFLCCKAVLPTFKKQGSGRIINISSGVAFKGNPGMLHYVASKGAIVSMTRTLATELGEHGVLVNSVAPGFTLSDGVHQNPELAKTVSGFSVRNRALKRDMVPADVVGAVTFFAGPHAAFITGQTLVVDGGAYYH, encoded by the coding sequence ATGGACCTCGTAGACAAGGTGGCGATCGTCACCGGCGGCGCGATGGGGATAGGCTTCGCGACCTGCGAGGCGCTGGCCGCCCAGGGCGCCGCCATCGTCATCGCCGACCTCAAGGGCGCCGCCGCGGCGGCCGAAAAGTTGCGCGCCAGGGGATACAAGGCAGCGCACGCGGATATCGATGTCTCCGTCGAGGACGACAGTCACCGGATGGCCGAGGCCACCCTCAAGGCGTTCGGGCGGATCGACATTCTCGTCAACAACGCCGCCATTTATTCGGCACTGTCGCTGAAACCCTTCGAACAGCTCACGGTGACCGACTGGCGCAAGATGCTCGACGTCAACGTCATCGGGCAGTTCCTGTGCTGCAAGGCGGTGTTGCCGACGTTCAAGAAGCAGGGCTCGGGCCGGATCATCAACATCTCCTCGGGCGTCGCCTTCAAGGGCAATCCCGGAATGCTGCACTACGTCGCATCGAAAGGCGCCATCGTGTCGATGACGCGGACGCTCGCCACGGAGCTCGGCGAGCATGGCGTGCTCGTGAACAGCGTCGCGCCCGGCTTCACGCTGAGCGACGGCGTTCATCAGAACCCCGAACTGGCCAAGACCGTCTCGGGCTTCTCCGTGCGCAACCGCGCGCTCAAGCGCGACATGGTCCCGGCCGACGTCGTCGGCGCGGTCACCTTCTTTGCGGGTCCGCATGCGGCATTCATCACCGGCCAGACGCTCGTCGTTGACGGCGGCGCCTACTACCACTGA
- a CDS encoding DUF1116 domain-containing protein: MTDTHARLRRLVRLHDARPDLSIRTLFHAGPPYRGTPPKAVTNAAAQAAVVSGLAETAEQARRMIERSELDLLPAQDHGIAVPLGMVLSAQMWCFEVGDDTRVFHSPVGEGPPPALRFGSDDPACATRARDWCAEAAGAINPLLANGLAVEPLMSAALQQGDECHAITAAGNRLFIEQLGPLPAEIKAAISGNAGFVLGVWMAWAGWKLQTSQAMIAAIGGNGREFGWRPRDQAAWRTMPAPPPTGKYFQPDRAAHALGAVGDSAIVDICGFGGQALHCAPALMQEWADVLPSDLKQRRDRIVDSHSGIVDIARIRDSRIEPIINLAILDRDGAAAPLGRGVVIVPPTLFSTGD, from the coding sequence ATGACAGACACGCACGCGCGCCTCCGCCGCCTCGTTCGATTGCACGATGCCAGGCCGGATCTCTCCATCCGAACACTGTTCCATGCGGGCCCGCCCTACCGGGGAACACCCCCGAAAGCGGTCACGAATGCCGCAGCGCAGGCTGCGGTCGTCAGCGGCCTCGCCGAAACCGCCGAACAGGCGCGGCGCATGATCGAGCGGAGCGAGCTCGACCTGCTGCCGGCCCAGGACCACGGCATCGCGGTTCCGCTCGGCATGGTGCTGTCCGCGCAGATGTGGTGCTTCGAAGTCGGCGACGACACGCGCGTCTTCCACTCGCCGGTCGGCGAGGGGCCGCCGCCGGCGCTGCGCTTCGGCTCGGACGATCCGGCATGCGCCACGCGGGCGCGCGATTGGTGCGCCGAGGCGGCCGGCGCCATCAATCCGCTGCTGGCGAATGGTCTCGCGGTCGAGCCGCTGATGTCGGCCGCCTTGCAGCAGGGCGACGAGTGCCACGCCATCACGGCCGCCGGCAATCGGCTGTTCATCGAGCAGCTCGGCCCGCTGCCGGCGGAGATAAAGGCGGCGATATCGGGCAATGCCGGCTTCGTGCTCGGGGTCTGGATGGCCTGGGCAGGCTGGAAGCTGCAAACCAGCCAGGCGATGATCGCCGCGATCGGCGGCAACGGCCGCGAATTCGGCTGGCGGCCGCGCGACCAGGCGGCCTGGCGAACGATGCCGGCTCCGCCGCCGACAGGAAAGTATTTCCAGCCCGATCGCGCGGCGCATGCGCTCGGCGCGGTCGGAGACAGCGCCATCGTCGACATCTGCGGCTTTGGCGGCCAGGCGCTTCATTGCGCGCCGGCGCTCATGCAGGAATGGGCCGACGTCTTGCCGTCGGATTTGAAGCAGCGCCGCGACCGCATCGTCGATTCCCACTCCGGCATCGTCGACATTGCCCGTATCAGGGACAGCCGGATCGAACCGATCATCAATCTCGCCATTCTCGATCGGGACGGTGCAGCCGCCCCGCTGGGCCGCGGGGTCGTGATCGTTCCGCCAACCCTTTTCTCAACAGGAGACTAG
- a CDS encoding ABC transporter substrate-binding protein: MKSCLPRVAAGIIVACLGQGALAQDATIKIGINQPLTGVVAASGNMVTAGAKIAAEDINANGGILGKKIQLVIEDNKSNPTEAASVAEKLITSDKVSALVGAWSSTYTLAVMPKLMEYKVPMIVETSSADKITSSGNPYIFRISPTNSTEAKAFTRFVEPLGIKKADFLVVNNDWGLGAAAEFSKMLKEKGATVNRSLQMDAAAQDLSAQLSSIKSSDSDTLFITTSVEQMTLLMKQAQGLGIKRKIVTTGGTLPDQLIEQAGSAANDSYHDAMFAPWFPDTAGDPDIAKKFIATWTKAGLKPAGMPEGARGYDAVRILAKAIEKAGAADPEKIRAALWQVSYAGLTGNIKFEKVGPEGKESGQSPASTHLVKIEDGKVSLVSK; encoded by the coding sequence ATGAAGTCGTGTTTGCCGCGGGTCGCCGCTGGAATCATCGTCGCTTGTCTGGGGCAGGGCGCCCTGGCGCAGGACGCGACGATCAAGATCGGAATCAACCAGCCGCTGACCGGCGTGGTTGCCGCATCCGGCAATATGGTCACGGCAGGCGCCAAGATCGCGGCCGAGGATATCAATGCGAACGGCGGCATTCTCGGAAAGAAGATCCAGCTCGTCATCGAGGATAACAAGAGCAACCCGACTGAGGCTGCAAGTGTCGCCGAGAAGCTGATCACCAGCGACAAGGTGTCCGCGCTCGTCGGAGCCTGGAGCTCGACCTACACGCTCGCCGTCATGCCCAAGCTGATGGAATACAAGGTGCCGATGATCGTCGAGACGTCGAGCGCCGACAAGATCACGAGCTCGGGCAATCCCTATATTTTCCGCATCAGCCCCACCAACAGCACGGAAGCCAAGGCCTTTACGCGCTTTGTCGAGCCGCTCGGCATCAAGAAGGCCGACTTCCTGGTCGTGAACAACGACTGGGGGCTCGGCGCCGCGGCCGAGTTTTCCAAGATGCTGAAGGAAAAGGGCGCCACCGTGAACCGTTCGCTGCAGATGGATGCAGCTGCACAGGACCTCTCGGCCCAGCTTTCCTCGATCAAGAGCTCCGACAGCGATACGCTGTTCATCACCACCAGCGTCGAGCAGATGACGCTTCTGATGAAGCAGGCCCAGGGCCTCGGCATCAAGCGCAAGATCGTCACCACCGGCGGCACCCTGCCGGACCAGCTGATCGAGCAGGCGGGCTCCGCCGCCAACGATTCCTATCACGACGCGATGTTCGCGCCCTGGTTCCCGGACACCGCTGGTGATCCCGATATTGCCAAGAAGTTCATCGCGACCTGGACCAAGGCCGGATTGAAGCCGGCCGGCATGCCGGAGGGCGCGCGGGGCTACGATGCCGTTCGCATTCTTGCCAAGGCGATCGAGAAGGCGGGCGCGGCCGACCCGGAGAAGATCCGGGCCGCGCTCTGGCAGGTCAGCTACGCAGGTCTCACCGGCAACATCAAGTTCGAGAAGGTTGGCCCCGAGGGCAAGGAAAGCGGGCAGAGCCCGGCCAGCACCCATCTCGTCAAGATCGAAGACGGCAAGGTGTCGCTGGTCAGCAAGTGA
- a CDS encoding FAD-dependent oxidoreductase yields the protein MSDLTEADAHIVVVGAGQAGLQAAETLRAGGFEGRVTLVGSEPHAPYHRPPLSKGWLSEALDARQLAIRDVSALERKNIDLRVASHVAEIDANARAVRLQDDSRIAYSGLVLATGATPRMLGNAAPADGTICALRSREDASAIAKGLRNCLQARLPLVVIGGGFIGLEVAASARKLGADVVVLEAAPRLLQRALSRELSDWYARLHASHGVTLVLDARIDKVETSGSTAQVRLIDGRRWEAGLVLVGVGIIPNDELARRAGIACDNGIIVDACSRTSIAGIVAAGDCTVCRLPDGSMRRLESVQSAVEQGRAAAYTLLGMEKPFTGTPWFWSDQYDAKLQIAGLSRSADRSVARGDMAGKSFSIFHYAVDRLVAVDSINAARDHVIARQLIGVGVSPTIDQVSDISFDLGRLRPA from the coding sequence GTGTCAGACTTGACGGAGGCCGACGCGCACATCGTTGTCGTCGGCGCCGGACAGGCCGGCCTGCAGGCCGCGGAAACCTTGCGCGCCGGCGGCTTCGAAGGGAGAGTCACGCTTGTTGGCAGCGAGCCGCACGCTCCCTATCACCGGCCGCCGCTGTCGAAGGGCTGGTTGAGCGAAGCGCTGGATGCGCGGCAGCTCGCGATCCGCGACGTATCCGCGCTGGAGCGCAAGAACATCGACCTGCGCGTCGCATCCCATGTCGCCGAAATCGACGCCAACGCCCGAGCCGTCCGACTGCAGGACGACAGCAGGATCGCCTATAGCGGGCTCGTGCTCGCAACCGGCGCCACGCCACGAATGCTCGGCAACGCCGCGCCCGCGGACGGCACGATATGCGCGCTCCGCTCGCGCGAGGACGCCAGCGCGATTGCGAAAGGACTGCGGAACTGCCTGCAAGCGCGGCTCCCGCTCGTGGTTATCGGCGGCGGATTCATCGGCCTTGAGGTCGCGGCCAGCGCCCGCAAGCTCGGCGCTGATGTCGTCGTGCTGGAAGCCGCGCCGCGGCTGCTCCAGCGCGCCCTCTCGCGCGAACTCTCCGACTGGTACGCCCGGCTGCACGCCTCGCATGGCGTCACCCTCGTGCTCGACGCCCGGATCGACAAGGTCGAGACGTCGGGATCGACCGCGCAGGTCCGCCTGATCGATGGCCGGCGCTGGGAGGCTGGCCTCGTCCTGGTCGGCGTCGGCATCATCCCCAACGACGAACTGGCGCGCCGCGCCGGCATTGCCTGCGACAATGGCATCATCGTGGACGCCTGCAGCCGCACCTCGATCGCAGGGATCGTCGCTGCCGGCGATTGCACGGTGTGCCGCCTGCCCGACGGTTCCATGAGGCGGCTCGAGTCGGTGCAGAGCGCCGTCGAGCAGGGCCGCGCCGCCGCCTACACGCTGCTCGGCATGGAGAAGCCGTTCACGGGAACGCCGTGGTTCTGGTCGGACCAGTATGATGCCAAACTGCAGATCGCGGGCCTGTCGCGCAGCGCGGATCGCAGCGTCGCGAGGGGCGACATGGCCGGCAAGTCCTTTTCGATCTTCCACTATGCCGTCGACCGCCTCGTCGCCGTCGATTCGATCAATGCCGCCAGGGATCACGTCATTGCGCGACAGCTGATCGGTGTGGGCGTGTCGCCCACCATCGACCAGGTCAGCGATATCTCCTTCGATCTCGGCCGGCTGCGGCCAGCCTGA
- a CDS encoding 2Fe-2S iron-sulfur cluster-binding protein, whose translation MVQITFVEPAGAEVAVDATEGWSLMQAAVANGVDGIVAECGGSCVCATCHVYVDETRLAALPAPGEIELELLEEVKAERRPNSRLSCQITATPELAGLVVTIPPCQT comes from the coding sequence ATGGTTCAGATCACCTTCGTGGAGCCGGCTGGAGCCGAAGTGGCAGTGGATGCGACCGAGGGCTGGAGCCTGATGCAGGCCGCAGTCGCCAACGGCGTCGACGGCATTGTCGCCGAATGCGGCGGCTCCTGCGTATGCGCCACCTGCCACGTCTATGTGGATGAGACCCGACTTGCAGCGCTTCCCGCCCCAGGCGAGATCGAGCTCGAACTGCTGGAGGAGGTGAAGGCCGAGCGCCGTCCCAACAGCCGGCTTTCCTGCCAGATCACGGCAACGCCCGAACTCGCTGGCCTCGTCGTCACGATACCGCCGTGTCAGACTTGA
- a CDS encoding LysR substrate-binding domain-containing protein: MNDLPPFRALLVFDVVGRCSSMKRAADELGVSPGAVSQQIKILEEALGLQLVARNTAGLRLTEFGERYHRETSRILADLRRTHRELAATRASSGLIVSGLPLLTSKWLAPRMLEWQALHPDISLHLEGSIIEPSLESGQVDFRISYRDRIRHFESGVPLYTDSLVPVCSPDLLRNGSPLESPGDLALYRLLTIDWKPLLSPSPSWKDWFASAGVTPSAALRDTFVFSLSSLAIEAAIDGRGVALAQSSLVSEDIRAGRLVVPFSHRLMLPSPYFLAWRAGVFDKHGARDFQRWLIGLARSQDHPPDAQQSRG; encoded by the coding sequence ATGAACGATTTGCCGCCGTTTCGTGCGTTGCTGGTGTTCGACGTCGTCGGCCGTTGTTCAAGCATGAAGCGGGCGGCCGACGAGCTCGGCGTCTCGCCGGGCGCCGTCAGCCAGCAGATCAAGATCCTCGAGGAGGCACTCGGCCTTCAGCTTGTCGCACGCAACACCGCCGGACTTCGCCTCACCGAATTCGGCGAGCGCTACCACCGCGAGACTTCGCGCATCCTCGCCGATCTGCGCCGCACGCATCGCGAGCTCGCCGCGACGCGTGCCTCCAGCGGCCTGATCGTCAGCGGCCTGCCGCTGCTCACCAGCAAGTGGCTGGCGCCCCGCATGCTGGAATGGCAGGCGCTCCATCCCGACATCAGCCTGCATCTGGAAGGATCGATCATCGAGCCGTCGCTCGAATCCGGGCAGGTCGATTTCCGGATTTCATACCGCGACCGCATCCGCCATTTCGAGAGCGGCGTTCCGCTCTACACGGATTCGCTGGTGCCGGTGTGCAGCCCCGATCTGCTCAGGAATGGATCACCTTTGGAGAGCCCGGGCGACCTGGCCCTGTATCGGCTGTTGACCATCGACTGGAAGCCCCTGCTGTCGCCCTCGCCGAGCTGGAAGGACTGGTTCGCTAGCGCCGGGGTCACGCCCAGTGCGGCGCTGCGCGATACTTTCGTCTTCTCGCTGTCGAGCCTGGCCATCGAGGCCGCGATCGACGGGCGTGGCGTGGCGCTGGCGCAGTCCTCGCTCGTCTCGGAAGATATTCGCGCCGGCCGGCTGGTCGTGCCCTTCTCCCATCGACTGATGCTGCCATCCCCCTATTTCCTGGCATGGCGCGCCGGCGTCTTCGACAAACATGGTGCGCGCGATTTTCAGCGCTGGCTGATCGGATTGGCGCGCAGCCAGGATCATCCGCCGGACGCGCAGCAGTCCAGGGGCTGA